The stretch of DNA AGAACGGCAGGCTGGGACCCGGTCGCAAGCCGAGCTGCAGGCGGCGGAGGCGGTAGCGCAACAGCAACGCGACGCAGCTCAGCGCGCCGCCGACCGGGCGGCGCAGGAGCGAGCCGCGGCCGAGACCTCGGCTCGCCTCCGGCGCGAGGAGGAGACGGCGCTGGCGCGTGATCCGTGCAACAGGGTCGAAGTGCGCCGGCAGTTGATGGAGGCCGCCAATGCGATGGACCGCGCACGCTTTGGGGGGCACAAGCTGCTCGATTTGACACGTGGGCTTACGAATTCGGGGCAACCGGATGCAGTACGTTCGTGCGTGTTCGAGGCCGAGTGGTCCTCGTGTCAGCGTGGATTGGTAACGATCACAGTTCGTAAAAATTCGTTCGGTTATAACCTCATCGAAATCCACCCGTGACCGAAGGATGTGACTGGCTTTCTGGTACAAGAAGGCCAGCTGCACCCCAATTTTGATCCTAGCTGGTGCAGCGCAATACATCCCCCTGTGGAAATGGCGCTCGTATCATCGTCATCTTTCGTCGGCGATTACTGACAGTAACTGTTTGTTTACGAATGAGCTATCGGTCGCACTGCCGGCCAAGTTAAAGCGTATTTCGGAATTGAATCGCGAGAACCTCTTCTGGTTTAATAGATCAACATGCTATGCGATCCACTTCGACTCGGTATGTCTCCGCGGTTCCTTTTCGATTACGTTTGGCGCTGTAGAGCGCCGCATCCGCTTGACGCAGTAGCACATTGCGATCCTGCGCAGCCGCGTTCGACAACGCGATGCCGATCGTGCCCGTCACTCGAGCGATATGGCCCTGTCCCTCCGTCACCATCTCCAGGTCGCGCAGAAGTCGTCGCACTTGGCGGGTCAAGTGCCGTCCGATCGAGACCGACAGACATCACCATCCCAAACTCGTCGCCTCCTAGCCTGGCCGGAAAACTCCCGTCGTCGCGATAGACGCGCAACCGATCGGCGACACGGCGCAGCACCGCATCGCCTGCAGCGTGGCCGAAGGCGTCGTTGACACCTTTGAAGCCGTCGAGGTCGATAAGAAGTACGGCGACATCACCATTCAAGGCACGCGCCTCGCGTAGCCGCGCATCTAGAACACGATGGAACTCGGCTCGGTTGGCAAGCTGGGTCAATTCGTCGGTGCAAGCTCGATGACGAAGGCGCTGCTCTAATTCGTGCTGTTCAGTGATATCCTGAATCAAGCCAATAAGAGCGACCGGCTTACCTCTGATCAATTCGATTTCGCACGAGCACCGGACCCGCCGGGGGTTGCCCTTGGCTGTTACGAAATCGGCGTCCATCTCGAAGGGTTCGCCCGTATCCAATGTGCGCATGACTGCGGCGATGAACGCCGTACGATCCGGCTCCGGGAAGTGGTTCATGATATCGCGGTTCGGCACGCCGCCACTGACGGGACGTTCGTGAACGGCGAAAGCGCCATCGGACCAAGAGGTGGACTGCTTCTCGATATCGTAACGGTACGACCCGATATGGGCCATGCGCTCGGCCTGTTTGAATTGACGGCGTTCGCGCTCCAGTCGTTCGACGGTCAGTCGGTGCTCTTCCGCGGCCTCGGTAGCGCGAAGCGCGATGGTTCGGGCGTCGATCAGGGCCTCGGCGATGCAGGCCAACTGCTCCAGAACTTCGAGGTCGTTCGTCTGCGGTCCGCGTGGTTGCTCGTCGAGGACGCAGATCGTGCCGATCGTCACCGCCTCACTTTCGAGGCGCCGGACGCGAAGTGGAACGCCCGCGTAGTAGCGGATATTCGGGGCGCCGGTCACGAACGGGCTGTCGGCGAAGCGCGCGTCGAGGCGGGCATCCGCCACCGTGAGCGGCGCTTCGGTCTCGACTACGACAGGGCAGAAGGCCTGCTCCCGCGGAGTCTCCGGTGCCAGCGGACCGCAGCGTGCCTTGAACCACTGGCGCTCCGGGGTGATTAATGTGATCGAAGACATGCTGGTGCCGAGCAAGGTCTGCGCGAGTTTCGCCAGCACATCGAACTCGCGCTCGGGCGGCGTGTCGAGGAGGGAGGCCTCGGCCAAGGCCTGATAGCGAAGTGCCTCGCGCTGATTATCCACCATAAAACTCGTACCCTCGTCGCCAGACTCGTAAATTTAAAGCCGTCAAAGCTCTAGATGGATCAGATCAGCTGATGACGACCTTGTAGATGGCATGATCAGCCCGCATTCACACGATGGCGTCACATAACGCTACATTAAAATCTACGCCTAGGCCCACTGCGTGTATGGGCCCGGGTATTCATCCGATTCCCGGAAGCTTCCGAGGCATCTACGATGCAAAATCCAGAGCGTACGTCAGGCGGCGATTTCGCAGACGAGCCGATCCGCCAGCCCAAACTGAGAGGCAAAGCTTAAGGCAGGCATCGGGTGACCGTGCAAGTAGCCCTGGAGCTCATCGCAGCCCTTGGCGAGCAATCGCTCCTGCTGTTCTACGGTTTCTACCCCTTCTGCGATAACGCCGAGCCCGAAGGCCTTCGCCATATGTACGATGGACCGAACGATCGCGGCGTCTTCCCGCGACTGGCCCAGATTGCGTACAAAGGATTGGTCGATTTTCAGCCGAGACAGCGGGTATCGCTTAAGCAGGCTGAGCGAGGCAAACCCCGTCCCAAAATCATCGAACGCGATGCTAACCCCGTCGGCATACAACGTCCGAAGCATTCGTAAGGCGACGTCGTTCTGCTGGAGAATTATGTTCTCTGTGACTTCAAGCTCGAGGTTTGCAGCAGGCAGACCGGTTTGCTCCAGGACCGCACGCACCTTCGCAGCAAGGTTACCGTTATGCAGCTGCAGCCCAAAAAGGTTCACGCCGATTCGAAAGCCTGGCGCGTCCTGCCGCCAGATGGCGGCTTGGGCGCAAGCGGTCTGCAGCACCCACTGTCCGACTTGGATGGCTAGGGGGCTTTTCTCGAGAAACGATAAGAAAGCGGCGGGAGATTGCAGCCCGCGCTCTGGATGGTCCCAACGCAACAGGGCTTCCGCCCCCATCAGTCGCCCGTCGCCATCGATCTGCGGCTGATAAAACAGCCGAAATTCGCCGTTCTCGTAGGCGTGACGTAGTTCACTTTCCAGCGCGTGCTGCTGTAGCGCCGCCTCGCGAAACCTCGGAGAGTAGATGCAGTGGCGCTGTCGGCCCCCGGCCTTAGCCGCATAAAGGGCGAGGTCGGCGGCCGAGAGCAGGTCGTCGGTTTGCTTCCCATGCGAAGGATAGTGGGCGACGCCGACGCTGGCGCTCAGATTGAAAGCTAGACCATCCACCGTGAAGGGGGCGGAGAGGAGTTGGATGAGACGTTCGGCTACGGTGCCTGCCCCCTGATCTACGTCGTGCTCGGAGAGGATGACTGCGAACTCATCGCCTCCAAGGCGGGCCACCGTATCCAGCGGACCAGTTGCGCTCAACAGGCGGCCTGCAACGTCCTGAAGCAAGCGATCGCCTGCCGAATGTCCCAGCGTATCGTTGACCTGTTTGAATCCATCGAGATCGAGAACTAATAAGGTCGCATCGACCTGCGCCCTAGTCACTTCATCGAGACGCTGGCGGAGGACTAAACGATTAGGTAGGGCGGTGAGATGGTCACGATGCGCCAGCCGATCTAGGCGTTCCTCGTTCGCGCGCCGACCGGAGAGATCGCGGATGATGGCGCCGAAGCTTGCGCCCCCCTCATCCTGCCACATCGATAAGGCCAGCTCGATCGGAAGCTCCGAGCCGTCCTTGCACAGAGCCCACAGTTCCACCGACTGGCCGACAAGCTTCGGTTTCCCGCCGGCGGCAACGTGTTTGAGCCCACCGCCGTGGCTGCCGCGGAGTCGATGAGGAACGATGAAGTCAATCGATTGACCCTCGGCCTCGGCGGCCGAGAACCCGAGCATGGCCTCAGCGCCCTGGTTCCAGAAGCAAATGATACCCTCGTGGTCGGCGCAGATGATGCCGGCCGGCGAAGTATCCGACATCTGACGGAAGCGGTTATCGCTGGCTTGCTGAGCGCGCGCGAGCCGCCGCAGCTCCATCTTGTCGAGGGCGAGCGTGGCCAAAAGCTTCAGGTTAGCGACATCTTCTGGCGTGAACGCCTTACGCGGGCGGGTGTCGAGAAGACAGAAGGACCCGATCGCCGCACCGGATGGGCCGATCAGCGGCGCACCGGCGTAGAAGCGGACATGCGCCGGCCCGGTCACCAGTGGGTTGTCATAGAAATTCGAGTCCTGGCTGGCGTCGAGGATAACCAGCGGCTCGTCCCGAGCGATCGTAGAATGGCAGAATGAAATGTGTCGATCGACCTCGCAGACTGAGATACCGACTCGGCTAGCGAAAAACGTATGATGGTGCGAAACAACTGACACCATCGAAGTTGGTACGCCGAACAGCGCGCGTGCTAGTAGGTTCAGCGGCTCCAGGTCTCCCTGCATGACGTCGGAGCTGAGGCCGTAGGCGGCCACTGCGCGCAGTCGCCAATCTTCACTCGGTGGTATTTGATCAACACTCACAATGTGTTCTCCCAAACGGCTGATTGCGTCTGGTTTCATCAGTGGTGCACGGGAATGATTAGACGATCCAGGTCTAGAGAGTTTTACGCCGCCTCGGAGGCCTCACGAACCTTCGTAGTCGATTGATCGACCTGCTCGGCCGCTTGGGCAATCGCTTCCATGCTGCTGGCAAGGCTGTTAGCGCCGTGCGAGGCCGTTTGCATTGATGCCGAGATTTCGTGGGTCACCGCCGACTGCTCCTCCACCGCCGCCGCGATGGCGGTTGCGACCTGATCGAGCGTCCGGATCGTGCCCTGGATCGCGCCGATAGCTTCCACCGCCTGCTGGGTTGCCCCTTGCGTCGCACCGATCTGCTGGCGGATCTGATCGGTGGCCTTGCTTGTTTGTTCGG from Methylobacterium aquaticum encodes:
- a CDS encoding putative bifunctional diguanylate cyclase/phosphodiesterase, with the protein product MAAYGLSSDVMQGDLEPLNLLARALFGVPTSMVSVVSHHHTFFASRVGISVCEVDRHISFCHSTIARDEPLVILDASQDSNFYDNPLVTGPAHVRFYAGAPLIGPSGAAIGSFCLLDTRPRKAFTPEDVANLKLLATLALDKMELRRLARAQQASDNRFRQMSDTSPAGIICADHEGIICFWNQGAEAMLGFSAAEAEGQSIDFIVPHRLRGSHGGGLKHVAAGGKPKLVGQSVELWALCKDGSELPIELALSMWQDEGGASFGAIIRDLSGRRANEERLDRLAHRDHLTALPNRLVLRQRLDEVTRAQVDATLLVLDLDGFKQVNDTLGHSAGDRLLQDVAGRLLSATGPLDTVARLGGDEFAVILSEHDVDQGAGTVAERLIQLLSAPFTVDGLAFNLSASVGVAHYPSHGKQTDDLLSAADLALYAAKAGGRQRHCIYSPRFREAALQQHALESELRHAYENGEFRLFYQPQIDGDGRLMGAEALLRWDHPERGLQSPAAFLSFLEKSPLAIQVGQWVLQTACAQAAIWRQDAPGFRIGVNLFGLQLHNGNLAAKVRAVLEQTGLPAANLELEVTENIILQQNDVALRMLRTLYADGVSIAFDDFGTGFASLSLLKRYPLSRLKIDQSFVRNLGQSREDAAIVRSIVHMAKAFGLGVIAEGVETVEQQERLLAKGCDELQGYLHGHPMPALSFASQFGLADRLVCEIAA